The following are from one region of the Hyphomicrobium album genome:
- a CDS encoding sodium:solute symporter family protein: MILFGMIAYVLAQFAVGIWVSRRVKTEADYILAGRSLGPTLVAFSVFATWFGAEAIVATSAEVYDKGLSGALVDPFAYGLAVIAAGALYAATLWRKGVTTFADVFRERFSPGVEKLVVIILLPGSVFWAAAQIRAFGQVLSSSSDLSLQNAIILAALLVASYSVIGGLLADSVTDFLQGTAVIVGLIVLTITVAVAAGGVAPALQNMPVDHLVLATEAHGTPLELTEAVAVAFFGSFVAIELISRFLGSRSAEVARGGTIAGGTMYIVVGLLPVFLGLAASGLVPSTPELKAKLVDSEQVISVLSEHYLPQWHYVIFGGALISAILSVVHSALHASGAQVSHNIVVRLVPTIGIRGKLIAARLSVVALTAVAFVLAITSDRIKELVEIASAFGSAGVFVSAAFGLFTRFGGAASAAVSICLGTLIWAVGRFVLEWEAPYLVALGCSALAYVAVAALTKETRSP; encoded by the coding sequence ATGATCCTGTTCGGAATGATCGCCTACGTGCTGGCGCAGTTCGCCGTGGGCATCTGGGTGTCGCGGCGCGTCAAAACCGAGGCGGACTACATCCTCGCCGGGCGTAGCCTCGGGCCAACGCTCGTCGCCTTCTCCGTGTTCGCCACGTGGTTCGGCGCCGAGGCGATCGTGGCGACCTCCGCCGAGGTGTACGACAAAGGGCTGTCGGGCGCGCTTGTCGATCCGTTCGCCTACGGCCTCGCGGTCATCGCCGCCGGCGCGCTTTACGCGGCGACCCTCTGGCGCAAGGGCGTCACCACCTTCGCCGACGTGTTCCGCGAGCGCTTCTCTCCCGGGGTCGAGAAGCTGGTGGTGATCATCCTGCTGCCCGGATCGGTGTTCTGGGCGGCGGCGCAGATCCGCGCCTTCGGGCAGGTGCTGAGTTCCAGCTCCGACCTGTCGTTGCAGAACGCCATCATCCTCGCGGCCCTGCTCGTCGCCTCGTACTCGGTCATCGGCGGGTTGCTGGCCGACTCCGTCACCGACTTCCTGCAGGGAACGGCGGTCATCGTCGGTCTGATCGTCCTGACCATCACGGTCGCCGTTGCGGCCGGAGGCGTTGCACCCGCCCTGCAGAACATGCCCGTCGACCATCTCGTGCTGGCCACCGAGGCACACGGCACGCCGTTGGAGCTGACCGAGGCCGTCGCGGTCGCCTTCTTCGGCTCGTTCGTCGCCATCGAGCTGATATCGCGCTTCCTCGGCTCCCGCTCGGCAGAAGTGGCGCGCGGCGGCACGATCGCCGGCGGAACCATGTACATCGTCGTCGGTCTGCTGCCGGTGTTCCTCGGCCTCGCCGCGTCGGGCCTCGTCCCCTCGACACCCGAGCTGAAGGCCAAGCTCGTCGATTCCGAGCAGGTCATCTCGGTGCTCTCCGAGCACTACCTGCCCCAATGGCACTACGTGATCTTCGGCGGGGCGCTGATCTCGGCCATCCTGTCGGTGGTGCACTCCGCCCTGCATGCCTCGGGCGCGCAGGTGTCGCACAACATCGTCGTCCGCCTCGTTCCGACGATCGGCATCCGCGGCAAGCTCATCGCCGCACGCCTGAGCGTCGTCGCCCTGACCGCCGTCGCCTTCGTCCTGGCGATCACGTCGGACCGCATCAAGGAGCTGGTCGAGATCGCCTCGGCCTTCGGCAGTGCCGGCGTCTTCGTGTCGGCCGCCTTCGGCCTGTTCACGCGCTTCGGCGGCGCGGCGAGCGCAGCCGTATCGATTTGCCTGGGAACGCTGATCTGGGCGGTGGGCCGCTTCGTCCTCGAGTGGGAGGCGCCCTACCTGGTCGCGCTCGGATGCTCGGCGCTGGCCTATGTCGCCGTGGCCGCGCTCACCAAGGAGACGCGCTCCCCGTGA
- a CDS encoding acyl-CoA carboxylase subunit beta, whose protein sequence is MKDIIEELEKRRAEARLGGGQARIDAQHKRGKLTARERIELLMDENSFEEFDTFVEHTCTDFGMEKQKTPGDGVVTGWGTINGRVVYVFAKDFTVMGGSLSGSHARKMTKIQDMALKNRAPIIGLFDAGGARIQEGVDALGGYGEVFTRNVMASGVIPQISVIMGPCAGGDVYSPAMTDFIFMVKDTSYMFVTGPDVVKTVTNETVTAEELGGAKVHTTKSSIADGAYENDVEALLQMRRLMDFLPSNNMSGVPELPTSDSADRPDYSLDTLIPDNPNKPYDIKELILKVVDEADFLEIQEAYARNIVTGFARMEGRTIGIVANQPMVLAGVLDSDASRKAARFVRFCDCFEIPIITFVDVPGFLPGTAQEYGGLIKHGAKLLFAFAEATVPKITVITRKAYGGAYDVMSSKHIRGDVNYAWPSAEIAVMGAKGAAEILYRADLADPEKIKARIDEYQKRFANPFVAAERGYIDEVILPHGTRRRICRALNMLRNKTLENPWKKHDNIPL, encoded by the coding sequence ATGAAGGACATCATCGAAGAGCTGGAGAAGCGCCGGGCAGAGGCACGTCTCGGCGGTGGCCAGGCGCGTATCGACGCCCAGCACAAGCGCGGCAAGCTGACGGCCCGCGAGCGCATCGAGCTCCTGATGGACGAGAACTCCTTCGAGGAGTTCGACACCTTCGTCGAGCACACCTGCACCGACTTCGGGATGGAGAAGCAGAAGACGCCGGGCGACGGCGTCGTCACCGGCTGGGGCACCATCAACGGCCGAGTCGTCTACGTCTTCGCCAAGGACTTCACGGTCATGGGCGGCTCGCTGTCCGGGAGCCACGCCCGCAAGATGACCAAGATTCAGGACATGGCGCTCAAGAACCGTGCGCCGATCATCGGCCTATTCGACGCCGGCGGCGCCCGCATCCAGGAGGGCGTCGACGCGCTCGGCGGCTACGGCGAGGTGTTCACCCGCAACGTGATGGCCTCGGGTGTCATTCCGCAGATCTCCGTCATCATGGGGCCGTGCGCCGGCGGCGACGTCTACTCGCCGGCCATGACCGACTTCATCTTCATGGTGAAGGACACGAGCTACATGTTCGTCACCGGCCCGGACGTCGTGAAGACCGTGACCAACGAAACGGTCACGGCCGAGGAGCTGGGCGGCGCCAAGGTGCACACGACCAAGTCGTCGATCGCCGACGGAGCCTACGAGAACGATGTCGAGGCGCTCTTGCAGATGCGCCGCCTGATGGACTTTCTGCCGTCGAACAATATGTCCGGCGTTCCCGAGCTGCCGACCTCCGACAGTGCCGACCGTCCCGACTATTCGCTCGACACGCTCATTCCGGACAACCCCAACAAGCCCTACGACATCAAGGAGCTGATCCTCAAGGTCGTGGACGAGGCGGACTTCCTGGAGATCCAGGAAGCCTACGCGCGCAACATCGTCACGGGCTTTGCCCGCATGGAGGGCCGCACGATCGGCATCGTCGCCAACCAGCCGATGGTTCTCGCCGGCGTGTTGGATTCGGATGCCTCGCGCAAAGCGGCGCGCTTCGTCCGCTTCTGCGACTGCTTCGAGATCCCCATCATTACCTTCGTCGACGTGCCGGGGTTCCTGCCGGGCACCGCGCAGGAATACGGCGGCCTCATCAAGCACGGCGCCAAGCTGCTGTTCGCCTTCGCCGAAGCGACCGTGCCGAAGATCACCGTCATCACCCGCAAGGCCTACGGCGGCGCCTACGACGTGATGAGCTCCAAGCACATCCGCGGCGACGTGAACTACGCCTGGCCGTCGGCCGAGATCGCGGTGATGGGCGCCAAGGGCGCGGCCGAAATCCTCTATCGCGCCGACCTCGCCGACCCGGAGAAGATCAAGGCGCGCATCGACGAGTACCAAAAGCGCTTCGCCAACCCGTTCGTCGCCGCCGAGCGCGGCTACATCGACGAGGTGATCCTGCCGCACGGCACGCGCCGGCGCATCTGCCGGGCGCTGAACATGCTGCGCAACAAGACCCTCGAGAATCCCTGGAAGAAGCACGACAACATTCCGCTGTAG
- a CDS encoding DUF1622 domain-containing protein — MAAALVNLPMRDIALWTSEVLDITAFAVILFAVAISTAAFVVRVAQSGFLANYRDYRANLGRGILIGLEILIAADILKSVVVDPTLQGIAVLGGIVLIRTFLSISLDVEINGHWPWETTRLAREAQVPEQLGPT, encoded by the coding sequence ATGGCTGCGGCGTTGGTGAACCTGCCGATGAGGGATATCGCACTCTGGACGAGCGAGGTGCTGGACATCACCGCCTTCGCCGTCATCCTGTTCGCCGTCGCCATTTCGACGGCGGCTTTCGTGGTGCGCGTGGCGCAGTCGGGGTTTCTCGCCAACTACCGCGACTACCGGGCAAATCTCGGCCGCGGCATCCTGATCGGCCTGGAAATCCTGATCGCGGCGGACATCCTGAAGTCGGTCGTCGTCGACCCGACCTTGCAGGGCATTGCCGTGCTGGGCGGCATCGTCCTCATCCGCACGTTCCTGTCGATCTCCCTCGACGTCGAGATCAACGGACACTGGCCGTGGGAGACGACCCGGCTGGCCCGCGAGGCCCAGGTCCCCGAGCAGCTCGGGCCGACGTGA
- a CDS encoding RidA family protein: MSNRKLISSGSEFERKIGYSRAVADGRWVFVSGTTGFDYATMTISDDVVAQTDQAFKNIAAALAQAGSSLADVVRVHYLLTRKEDFEPIWPVLQKYFGDVRPACTVMVTGLVDEKMLIEIEVTALKQGD; encoded by the coding sequence ATGTCCAATCGCAAGCTTATTTCCTCCGGCTCGGAGTTCGAGCGCAAGATCGGCTACTCGCGCGCCGTCGCCGACGGCCGCTGGGTGTTTGTTTCCGGCACCACCGGCTTTGACTACGCGACGATGACCATCTCCGATGACGTCGTCGCCCAGACCGACCAGGCCTTCAAGAACATCGCTGCCGCTTTGGCGCAGGCCGGATCGTCCTTGGCGGACGTCGTGCGGGTGCATTACCTGCTGACCCGCAAGGAGGACTTCGAGCCCATCTGGCCGGTGCTGCAGAAGTACTTCGGCGACGTCCGCCCGGCCTGCACCGTGATGGTGACCGGTCTCGTCGACGAGAAGATGCTTATCGAGATCGAGGTCACGGCTCTGAAGCAGGGCGACTGA
- a CDS encoding acylphosphatase encodes MNEATRTVHLRIEGRVQGVGYRAFVEMRATALGLSGWVRNRRDRSVEAVVQGPTATIDDMLEACRKGPPGSRVDRVELIGEGVGCFDGFEVRPTA; translated from the coding sequence ATGAACGAGGCGACGCGCACCGTTCATCTCCGCATCGAAGGCCGCGTCCAGGGCGTCGGCTACCGTGCCTTCGTCGAGATGCGCGCGACCGCGCTCGGCCTCAGCGGCTGGGTGCGCAATCGGCGCGACCGCTCGGTAGAGGCCGTCGTGCAAGGTCCGACAGCGACGATCGACGATATGCTCGAAGCATGCCGTAAGGGTCCGCCGGGCTCGCGCGTCGATCGCGTCGAGCTCATCGGCGAAGGCGTCGGCTGCTTCGATGGCTTCGAGGTGCGGCCGACGGCCTGA
- a CDS encoding ATP12 family chaperone protein encodes MSEPGDKAPAASKVPGKEALRPPLPKRFYKNVTVGEAENGFSILLDGRSVRTPKKLPLIVPTRALADAIAEEWAAQTERIDPVTMPLSKLAITAIDGVTGSMDEVAADIVRFAGSDLLCYRAEAPAALAEMQALVWDPILRWAEAETGARFLLAEGVMPVTQNREALSRVSDLVAPYGAFALTCLHVMTTLTGSAFLALAVAKGRLTAEEAWNAAHLDEDWQIARWGVDVEAAERRAHRHAQMLAASRFLQLLSAA; translated from the coding sequence GTGAGCGAACCGGGCGACAAGGCCCCGGCTGCCAGCAAGGTCCCCGGCAAGGAGGCGCTGAGACCGCCACTGCCGAAGCGCTTCTACAAGAACGTCACCGTGGGCGAGGCCGAGAACGGCTTCTCCATCCTGCTCGACGGCCGGTCGGTCCGCACGCCCAAGAAGCTGCCGCTGATCGTTCCCACCCGGGCGCTCGCCGATGCGATCGCCGAGGAATGGGCGGCGCAGACCGAGCGCATCGACCCCGTCACGATGCCGCTGAGCAAGCTTGCCATCACCGCCATCGACGGGGTTACCGGCAGCATGGACGAGGTCGCTGCCGACATCGTCCGCTTCGCTGGCAGCGATCTCCTCTGCTACCGCGCCGAGGCGCCGGCAGCGCTGGCCGAAATGCAAGCGCTCGTCTGGGATCCCATCCTGCGCTGGGCGGAAGCTGAGACCGGCGCGCGCTTCCTGCTGGCCGAGGGCGTGATGCCGGTTACCCAGAATCGCGAGGCACTGTCACGGGTCAGCGACCTCGTCGCGCCTTACGGCGCCTTTGCGCTCACGTGCCTGCACGTGATGACGACACTCACCGGATCGGCGTTCTTAGCTCTTGCCGTAGCCAAGGGCCGGCTGACCGCCGAGGAGGCCTGGAACGCCGCACATCTGGATGAGGACTGGCAGATCGCCCGCTGGGGTGTGGACGTCGAGGCCGCTGAACGACGTGCACACCGGCACGCCCAAATGCTCGCCGCGAGCCGTTTTCTACAGCTGCTATCCGCCGCTTGA
- the lipB gene encoding lipoyl(octanoyl) transferase LipB, which translates to MHQRAPEPPSDPKTAPIAWAKSSTPIDYLDGVRAMQERAAAIAAGTQPELVWLLEHPPLYTAGTSSRPDELLRADRFPVFQTGRGGRLTYHGPGQRVAYVMLDVKRRGGDVRAFVASLEAWLIASLAGLGVVGETRAERIGVWVPRPEKGAGVEEKIAALGLRLSKGVSLHGISLNVGPDLSHYDGIVPCGIAGHGVTSLADLGLGHAMEVVDNALRTHFERRFGPTADAAPPYATSRVTALA; encoded by the coding sequence ATGCATCAAAGGGCACCTGAGCCGCCAAGCGATCCCAAGACCGCCCCGATCGCCTGGGCAAAGAGCAGCACACCGATCGATTATCTTGATGGGGTGCGCGCCATGCAGGAGCGCGCCGCGGCCATCGCCGCCGGTACCCAACCCGAGCTCGTCTGGCTGCTCGAGCACCCGCCTCTCTATACGGCCGGCACGAGCTCGCGCCCCGATGAGCTTCTCCGCGCCGACCGCTTTCCCGTGTTTCAGACCGGACGGGGCGGACGGCTCACCTATCATGGTCCCGGGCAGCGGGTGGCATACGTGATGCTCGACGTGAAGCGTCGCGGCGGCGACGTCCGCGCTTTCGTGGCCTCGCTCGAGGCGTGGCTGATCGCGTCGCTGGCCGGCCTCGGCGTCGTCGGCGAGACGCGCGCGGAGCGGATCGGGGTGTGGGTGCCCCGCCCCGAGAAGGGTGCGGGCGTCGAGGAGAAGATCGCCGCCCTAGGTTTGCGGCTTTCGAAGGGGGTCAGCCTGCACGGCATCAGCCTCAACGTCGGTCCGGACCTCTCCCACTACGACGGTATCGTTCCCTGCGGCATCGCCGGACATGGGGTGACGAGCCTTGCCGACCTCGGTCTCGGCCATGCGATGGAAGTTGTGGATAACGCCTTGCGGACGCATTTCGAGCGCCGTTTCGGACCTACGGCGGATGCCGCGCCGCCTTACGCGACGTCTCGCGTCACCGCCTTGGCGTAG
- a CDS encoding YdcF family protein: MFYISKILWGLAEPSTLLIALLAAGAVLLFTRFSRTGRWLVATAAVLGVIGGFSPLSTWLILPLEDRFPRADLSGRPIDGIVILGGAEDSRVAAARGAHALNMSAERMTEAAALARRFPDARVVFTGGSIEVLSAPTYEADAARHLLSDLGIDGERVLFDRQARNTAENAHYARRLADPKPGERWLLVTSGWHMPRAMGLFRKAGFELEAWPTDYRTIGPKDAWAPFASPGAGLHRLDFVTKEWIGLLFNWLSGRSDRLLPGP, translated from the coding sequence TTGTTCTACATCTCGAAGATCTTGTGGGGGCTGGCCGAGCCGAGCACCCTGCTCATCGCCCTTCTTGCAGCGGGCGCGGTGCTGCTCTTCACGCGCTTCAGCCGGACGGGCCGCTGGCTCGTCGCCACCGCCGCCGTGCTCGGCGTCATCGGCGGCTTCTCGCCCCTCAGCACCTGGCTGATCCTGCCCCTGGAGGATCGCTTTCCGCGCGCTGATCTTTCGGGACGGCCGATAGATGGGATCGTCATCCTCGGCGGCGCGGAGGATTCCCGCGTCGCCGCGGCGCGCGGCGCACATGCCCTCAACATGTCCGCCGAACGGATGACCGAGGCGGCGGCTCTGGCGCGGCGGTTCCCGGACGCGCGCGTGGTGTTCACCGGCGGATCGATCGAGGTGCTGAGCGCTCCTACCTACGAGGCGGATGCCGCGCGCCATCTCCTGAGCGATCTGGGTATCGATGGCGAGCGCGTGCTGTTTGATCGTCAGGCACGCAATACGGCGGAGAACGCCCACTATGCCAGGCGTCTCGCCGATCCGAAGCCGGGCGAGCGCTGGCTCCTCGTCACCTCCGGCTGGCACATGCCGCGCGCCATGGGGCTGTTCCGCAAAGCGGGGTTCGAGCTCGAGGCATGGCCCACCGACTACCGCACCATCGGCCCCAAGGACGCGTGGGCTCCGTTCGCTTCGCCCGGCGCCGGGCTGCATCGTCTCGATTTCGTGACGAAGGAGTGGATCGGCCTGCTGTTCAACTGGCTGAGCGGTCGCTCCGATAGGCTGCTGCCCGGTCCTTAA
- a CDS encoding alpha/beta fold hydrolase, with protein sequence MTPGTTFEDVYYTSRDGLRLHARRYPATGEGTRGRPVLCLAGLTRNGRDFNDLAVALSRRQNVSRTVYTLDYRGRGLSEFDPDWRNYAVQIEMLDVLDFITAVGLHDAALIGTSRGGLITMLIAAAQPTAIGAAILNDIGPVIEHEGLARISGYVGRVPLPISWPDAARMMRELNRRHFPEVSDTVWEEAARQWYNEKNGKPAPGYDSNLGNALSVLDGPMPTLWPQFEALKRIPLMVVRGENSDILTAETVEEMQRRHPAMATVTVANQGHAPLLKDTATVEAIRHFLTATDSGRQYASLASATA encoded by the coding sequence ATGACGCCGGGCACGACCTTCGAAGACGTCTACTACACATCGCGGGACGGTCTGCGCCTCCACGCGCGCCGTTATCCGGCAACAGGTGAGGGAACGCGCGGGCGGCCGGTGCTGTGCCTCGCCGGCCTCACGCGCAACGGCCGCGACTTCAACGACCTCGCCGTCGCGCTTAGCCGACGCCAGAACGTGTCGCGCACCGTCTACACGCTCGACTACCGTGGTCGTGGCCTCTCCGAATTCGATCCCGATTGGCGCAACTACGCCGTCCAGATCGAGATGCTCGACGTGCTCGACTTTATCACCGCGGTGGGCCTCCACGACGCGGCTCTGATCGGCACTTCGCGCGGCGGCCTCATCACCATGCTCATCGCCGCCGCCCAGCCGACGGCCATCGGCGCCGCTATCTTGAACGACATCGGGCCGGTGATCGAGCACGAGGGATTGGCGCGCATCAGCGGCTACGTCGGCCGGGTGCCGCTGCCCATTTCGTGGCCCGACGCGGCGCGCATGATGCGCGAGCTCAACCGCCGTCACTTCCCCGAGGTGTCCGACACGGTTTGGGAGGAAGCGGCGCGCCAGTGGTACAACGAGAAGAACGGCAAGCCGGCGCCGGGGTACGACTCCAATCTGGGTAATGCGCTTTCCGTGCTCGATGGTCCGATGCCGACGCTGTGGCCGCAGTTCGAGGCGCTGAAGCGCATACCGCTGATGGTCGTGCGGGGCGAGAACTCCGACATCCTCACCGCCGAGACGGTCGAGGAAATGCAGCGCCGCCACCCGGCCATGGCGACTGTCACCGTCGCCAACCAGGGGCACGCGCCGCTCCTCAAGGACACGGCAACCGTCGAAGCGATCCGTCACTTCCTGACGGCGACGGACTCCGGGCGTCAGTACGCCAGCCTCGCCTCGGCCACGGCTTAA
- a CDS encoding acetyl-CoA carboxylase biotin carboxylase subunit has translation MFKKILIANRGEIACRVIKTARKMGIKTVAVYSDADRDALHVEMADEAVHIGPPPAAQSYLLIDKIVDACKQTGAEAVHPGYGFLSERESFPVALQKAGVVFIGPNPKAIAAMGDKIESKKAAAAAKVSTVPGYMGEIADIKHAVKIAEDIGYPVMMKASAGGGGKGMRIAFNRKEVEEGFPLAKSEAKASFGDDRMFIEKFIVDPRHIEIQLIGDKHGNVIYLNERECSIQRRNQKVIEEAPSPLLDEKTRRAMGEQAVALAKAVGYDSAGTVEFVAGQDRSFFFLEMNTRLQVEHPVTELITGVDLVELMIRSAAGEKLPFKQSDVKIKGWSVESRVYAEDPFRNFLPSIGRLVKYRPPAETTANGITVRNDTGVFEGGEISMYYDPMIAKLVTHGPTREAAIDAQAEALDSFYIDGIQHNIPFLTSLMQHPRWRKGALSTGFIAEEFPEGFKGRDAAGEEQRIVAAVAAVIDHESNVRRREITHQMTGEPVSFARRRVVKVQNAMLPVEVATSGDSYRVTFVDGGEVLQLKSNWRPGDPVWAGTIGNKHVAVQVRPVLNGVKLAYRGIQVPVYVYTEREAGLVALMPEKAAADTSKFLLCPMPGLVKAIHVGEGQDVEAGDALAVVEAMKMENILRAERNGKVKKVNAKPGDSLAVDAIILEFV, from the coding sequence ATGTTCAAAAAAATTCTGATCGCCAATCGTGGCGAGATCGCCTGCCGCGTCATCAAGACTGCACGCAAAATGGGCATCAAGACCGTCGCGGTCTATTCGGATGCCGACCGCGATGCCCTGCATGTGGAAATGGCCGACGAGGCCGTCCACATCGGTCCCCCGCCCGCCGCCCAGTCTTATCTGCTCATCGACAAGATCGTCGACGCCTGCAAGCAGACCGGCGCCGAGGCAGTCCACCCCGGTTACGGCTTTTTGTCCGAGCGCGAGTCGTTCCCCGTCGCGCTCCAGAAGGCGGGCGTGGTGTTCATCGGCCCCAATCCCAAGGCGATCGCCGCCATGGGCGACAAGATCGAGAGCAAGAAGGCTGCCGCTGCAGCCAAAGTCTCGACCGTCCCGGGCTACATGGGCGAGATCGCCGACATCAAGCACGCGGTGAAGATTGCCGAGGACATCGGCTACCCCGTGATGATGAAGGCCTCGGCTGGCGGCGGCGGCAAGGGCATGCGTATCGCCTTCAACCGCAAGGAGGTCGAGGAAGGCTTCCCCCTCGCCAAGTCCGAGGCGAAGGCGTCGTTCGGCGACGACCGCATGTTCATCGAGAAGTTCATCGTCGATCCGCGCCACATCGAGATCCAGCTGATCGGCGACAAGCACGGCAACGTCATCTACCTGAACGAACGTGAATGCTCGATCCAGCGGCGCAACCAGAAGGTCATCGAGGAGGCACCCTCGCCGCTGCTCGATGAGAAGACGCGCCGGGCAATGGGCGAGCAGGCTGTCGCGCTGGCCAAGGCCGTCGGCTACGACAGCGCCGGTACGGTCGAGTTCGTCGCCGGGCAAGACCGCAGCTTCTTCTTCCTGGAAATGAACACCCGTCTGCAGGTCGAGCATCCGGTCACCGAGCTGATCACCGGCGTCGACCTGGTCGAGCTGATGATCCGCTCCGCCGCCGGCGAGAAGCTGCCTTTCAAGCAGTCGGACGTGAAAATCAAAGGCTGGTCGGTCGAGAGCCGCGTCTACGCCGAGGACCCGTTCCGCAACTTCCTGCCGTCCATCGGCCGCCTGGTGAAGTATCGCCCCCCGGCGGAGACCACCGCCAACGGCATCACGGTGCGCAACGACACCGGCGTATTCGAGGGCGGCGAGATCTCGATGTACTACGATCCGATGATCGCCAAGCTCGTCACCCACGGGCCGACCCGCGAGGCGGCCATCGACGCCCAGGCCGAGGCGCTCGATAGCTTCTATATCGACGGCATTCAGCACAACATCCCGTTCCTCACGTCGCTCATGCAACACCCTCGCTGGCGCAAGGGAGCGCTGTCGACGGGCTTCATCGCCGAGGAATTCCCCGAGGGCTTCAAGGGACGCGACGCTGCCGGCGAGGAACAGCGGATCGTCGCCGCCGTCGCCGCCGTCATCGATCATGAAAGCAACGTCCGCCGTCGCGAGATCACGCATCAGATGACCGGCGAGCCGGTGAGTTTCGCCCGCCGGCGCGTGGTCAAGGTGCAGAACGCCATGCTCCCCGTCGAGGTGGCGACCAGCGGCGACAGCTACCGCGTCACCTTCGTCGACGGGGGCGAGGTGCTGCAACTCAAGTCGAATTGGCGTCCCGGCGACCCGGTATGGGCCGGCACGATCGGCAACAAGCATGTCGCGGTGCAGGTCCGCCCGGTGCTCAACGGCGTGAAGCTGGCGTATCGCGGCATCCAGGTGCCGGTCTACGTCTACACCGAGCGGGAGGCGGGTCTCGTCGCGCTGATGCCGGAGAAGGCCGCGGCCGACACCTCCAAGTTCCTGCTTTGCCCGATGCCGGGTCTCGTCAAGGCCATCCACGTGGGTGAAGGGCAGGATGTCGAGGCCGGTGACGCTCTGGCCGTGGTCGAGGCGATGAAGATGGAGAACATCCTCCGCGCCGAGCGCAACGGTAAGGTCAAAAAGGTCAACGCCAAGCCGGGCGACAGCCTGGCCGTCGATGCCATCATCCTAGAGTTCGTCTGA
- a CDS encoding LysR family transcriptional regulator, with amino-acid sequence MDVNLARTFLMVAETGSFIDAGRKMNITQSTVSARIKGLEDLLGRELFERSKYGAELTAAGEQFQKHAMALIRVWQRAQLEVGTSDQHSDHLAVGAPIAFWDGFLLRWVSWMRSNTPDIAVSATSGLSIVLTQRLLEGSLDLAVMYRPTQPPGLMIEHLFDEEFVLVTSAPANQRRTSTDYVFVDWGPDFQKDHAAAYPELTNPGLNLDLGPAGINYLLNNECSGYFPIRLVRSHIARGRLRQPKRARKFIYPVYAVYPEAHNEEAYEPILKSLRQLAKKHA; translated from the coding sequence ATGGACGTCAATCTCGCACGCACCTTTCTGATGGTCGCCGAGACGGGCAGCTTCATCGATGCCGGCCGCAAGATGAACATCACGCAGTCGACCGTGTCGGCGCGCATCAAAGGCCTCGAAGACCTGCTGGGAAGAGAGCTTTTCGAGCGCTCGAAGTACGGCGCCGAGCTCACTGCGGCCGGCGAGCAGTTCCAGAAGCACGCCATGGCGCTCATTCGCGTGTGGCAGCGCGCCCAGCTCGAGGTCGGCACCTCGGATCAGCACAGCGACCACCTGGCGGTGGGCGCCCCGATCGCCTTCTGGGATGGGTTCCTGCTTCGCTGGGTGTCGTGGATGCGCTCCAACACCCCCGACATCGCGGTCTCGGCCACCAGCGGGCTGTCGATTGTACTCACCCAGCGCCTCCTCGAGGGCTCCCTCGACCTGGCGGTGATGTACCGGCCGACGCAGCCCCCTGGCCTGATGATCGAGCACCTGTTCGATGAGGAGTTCGTCTTAGTGACGAGCGCGCCGGCAAACCAGCGGCGCACCTCGACCGACTACGTGTTCGTCGATTGGGGTCCCGACTTCCAGAAGGACCATGCCGCCGCCTACCCGGAGTTGACCAACCCGGGCCTCAACCTCGACCTTGGCCCGGCCGGCATCAATTACCTCTTGAACAACGAGTGCTCGGGCTACTTTCCGATCCGGCTCGTGCGCTCGCATATCGCGCGCGGGCGCCTGCGACAGCCAAAGCGCGCCCGCAAGTTCATCTATCCCGTCTATGCGGTCTACCCGGAGGCGCACAACGAGGAGGCCTATGAGCCGATCCTCAAAAGCCTGCGGCAGCTGGCGAAGAAGCACGCCTGA